Below is a window of Acidobacteriota bacterium DNA.
ATTGCTGTCGGATTGCGCACGCCGATCCATGAAGCCGAGCGTATCAAACGCGATGAAGGCTGCGCGTTCCGCCAGTTGCTGACGCCGGAAGAAGCTTCCGATTTGATCGAAGTTCCCAGCGTTGGCGGACGAGCGCCGCGCGCTGTATCCAGACAAATCCTTTGCGACATTCTGGAACCACGCGCCGAAGAAGTTCTGTCGCATGTGCAGGATGAAATTCGTCAGGCCGGATTCGACCGCCAACTTTCCAGCGGCATTGTGCTGACCGGCGGAGGCGCCATGCTCAACGGATTGGTTGAAGTCGCCGAACAGGTCTTCAACGCGCCAGTGCGAATCGGCGGCGCTGGCGAATTTAACGGATTGATTAACGATGCCGCGCAACCGGCTTATTCGGCAGCACTGGGATTGGCGCTGTACGGGTTGCGATGCGAACTCGGAATCGTCGGCAGCAGCCGTAACAACAGCAATCAAACTCGTCGCCAACAATCGCCGGCGATCATGGAAAAGGTAAAATCCTTTTTCGCCATTAAGCGATGAAGTTTTCAGCAGGCTTTCGATGGTAAAAGTTCTGCACCACTTGGCTTTTCTATATATCGTGGTAGAATCCGCCGCTAGCTACAAGATAATGTGAACGGCCAGTTATCAAACCAATAATCAGAAATACCGCTTTGCTTTCGCAATGGTTTTAGGAGGTATCGAGATGTCCGTAGAAGATCGTATGCAACTGAACTACACCTTTGACGATGAGCCGCCCAGTTACGGCGCGCGGATCAAGGTCATCGGCATTGGCGGCGGCGGCGGTAATGCGGTCAATCACATGATTGATGCGAAGATCGAAGGTGTGGAATTTCTGGTTGCCAACACCGATCTGCAAGCTCTGAAACGCTCCCACGCGCCGGTCAAACTGCAAATCGGCGCAAAGCTCACTAAAGGTTTGGGCGCTGGCGCAAATCCCGAAATCGGTCGCGACGCCGCGCTCGAAGACACGGAAAAAATCATCGAAGCGCTGGAAGGCGCGGACATGGTTTTCGTCACCGTCGGGTTGGGCGGCGGCACCGGAACCGGCGCGGCTCCGATAGTTGCTTCGCTGGCGGCGGAACTCGACGCGCTGACTGTGGCCATTGTCACCAAACCTTTTCAATTTGAAGGTCGCCACCGACAACGCCAGGCCGACGCCGGGGTGGAAGAGCTTCGTTCGGTGGTGGACACGCTGATCACCATTCCAAATGGCCGTTTGTTGCAAGCCGTGGATCGAAACATGGCGCTCGGCGATGCGTTCAAAATGGCCGACGATGTGTTGCGGCAAGCGGTGCAGGGAATTTCCGACCTGATTACCACGCCCGGTTTCATCAACGTGGATTTCGCCGACGTGCGAACGATTATGAAAGGAATGGGCATCGCCTTGATGGGCATCGGCAACGGCATCGGCGAAAACCGCGCGATGGAAGCCACGCAACGCGCCATCAGCAGCCCTCTGCTCGAAGAGGCTTCGATCAACGGCGCGCGTGGTGTGCTCGTCAACATCACCGGCGGACAGGATTTGACCCTGCGCGAAGTGGACGAAGCGATGAACGTGATTCACGATTCGGCTGACCCTGACGCCAACATCATCTTCGGCACGGTGACCGATGAAGCGCTTCAGAACGAAATGAAGATCACGGTGATTGCGACGGGGTTCCAGCAAGCCAAAGCCGAAAAGGTTCAACCGATTCGGCCCACCGTCGTCCAGGGCGGAGCAGTTGGAAACGGAAATGGAACATCGGCGACCGCCGTTCAACCTGCGCGCCAGATTGTTCCTCCTCCGCCTTCTTACCGCGAAGAAGATCTGGATGTCCCGACGTTCATTCGCCGCAAAGCCGACTAGAAAATGTAGCGCGAACTGCCAGTTCGCGTTTTGATCAAGAAAGTCCATCGTTTGGAACCGTAGTTTCAAACGATGGGCTTTCTGCATGACGGCGCAAACTAACAGTTCGCACTACAACCTTGCCCCGGCAGTTTCGTCAGGGTAGATTCGCGCCCTCAACAAAAATGCAGCGCGTTTTCTCCTGATGCCTATGAACCGGAATCCTCTGCTTCAAACCATTGCCACGCCACGCGAAGAGCGCCGCCCGACGGTGTTCATCAGCTACGCGCGCACGGACAAAGCGCATGCCGAACGATTGATTGCCGCGTTGAATGCCAGCGGACATGCCTGCTGGATTGACACCAGCGACATTCCGGGCGGCGAAGACTGGGTCAAAGCCATCGAAGCGGGTGTGTTGAATTCCTATGCGTTGGTTCCGGTCATCACCTCGCGCTCGTTGAATCACAAATGGGTGCGCAGGGAAATTTTGTGGGCGGAAAAGAAACAAAAGCAGATTGTTCACTGGGTTTGGGAAGACGTGCTGGACGATTCCATTCTGCTCGTAGATTGCCAGGCGGTGACGTTGTTCAATACGGAATTCGATGTTGCGCTCTCAAAGCTGTTGAAAGCGCTGCCGTCGCCATCGTCGCAAAGCCGTATACAAACCGTTTCCGGGAATGAACAGCGCGATGCGGAGCTAGCTTACCTGGACCGCTTGCAGTTGGAAGAATTGGTCAACAGCGAAACTTACACGCCGCTCGCCGGGATGTCTCATCAGAAAGTGCAACCCATCCAAGCCAAACAGGTCTTTGCCCTGATGGCGATGACCAAAGACCGCGAACAGCGCCAGGAAACACGCCGCTTTGAAAACGCGGTCGAAGAAATCCTGAAGCTTCGTCGAGCCGTTTTGCTGGGCGAACCCGGCGGCGGAAAAACCACGACGATTTGGAAGCTGGCGGCGGAATTGGTTGAAACGGCGTTGCGGGATTTCAAAGCGCCGATTCCGTTGCTAGTTCGGCTGGGCAAATGGACGGATGCCGACCAATCGGTTGAAGCGTTTATCGCGTCGCAGCTTGGCGAACTGGGCGATTCGCTTGGCGGCTTGCTGAGCCAACGCCGAGCCGCGTTGTTGCTGGACGGATTAAACGAATTGCCGACCGGGCAGCGCGACGGCAAATATCCGCAAGTCCAACACCTAATTGAGCAACATCCGAAACTACTGGCCATCGTTTCCTGCCGCGAACTGGATTACACCGTTGATCTGGGCTTTCACCGAATCAATATCACGCCGCTCGACGCAATCCGCATTCGGGATTTCATCGAACGCTATCTGCAGGATGAAGAACAAACCGAATTGTTGTTCTGGAAACTGGCCGGGAAAGAAGCGCAGGAACAGTACGAAGAGTTTCTGGAACAGACAGATGGCAAGCTTGCCGAGCCGGAGCAGACGTTCTGGCTGGCCGACCAATTGCCAAATCACGTCCGTTGGGGTGACAGGAATTGGAGATGGGAGCGTTGGCTCAAGTTTCGGGAAGCGGCTTCCAGTTTGATGGTGCTGGCGCGCAATCCGTACATGCTGTTGATGTTGACCAGCGTTTTTGCTGAACAGGGTAAACTGCCCGACAACCGAGGCGATCTGTTTCAGTTGTTCGTGGAGAAACTGCTTCGCCGCGAAAGCGAGCGCGAGCCGATCCCTGCGCCGGAACAGGACGAGTTGATTGAGCGGCTGGCGAAGCTCGCGTACGAAATGCAGATTCGCCGGGCAAAAGACCGCAACGGCAATGCGCTGACCGTGCTGTCAAAAGACGAAGCCAGCGCCATTTTGACCGAACGGCAACTGTATCTGGCGGGCAGCGCCAGCATCCTCAGCGTCGCCGACCAAGTGCGGTTTGCACATCAGTTGTTGCAGGAATTTTTCGCCGCCAAGTTTATGGACATCGAATTCCGCGACGGGCGGCTGAAGGCGAGCAAGTTGTGGCCGCCCGACAAATGGTGGGAGCGTACCAACTGGGAAGAAGCTGCGATTCTGCTGGCCGGGTTGTACAGTGACGATTGCTCGCCGGTGGTCGAATGGGTAGCAGAAGCCAATCCCGAAGTCGCCGCGCAATGCGTCGTCCGCAGCGGAGCCGGTTTGGCGGAAGCCACAAAAGAACGATTGCGTGCAAAGTGGATTTCCCGGCTGACGGATTGGAAACGCGAAAAACCTGAAGCTCGTGCGGCGGTTGGGCGCGCGTTGGGGTTGACCGGTTGGGACAATCGCAAAGGCGTCGGCGTCATCGTCCGAGACGGTGTGAAGCTGCCAGACATTGATTGGATAAAGATTCCCGAAGGCGAGTTTCGGTACGGCGATGAAAACGAAGAAGACAACAAGCCGCAAACACTCTGGCTGCCGGAATTTTCCATCAGCCGTTATCCGGTGACATACGCGCAGTTCCAAACCTTTTTGGACGATCACGAAGCCCCCAAATATCTGCACTGGTTTGAGGGATTTCGGGTCAGCGCAGACGAACGTCCAATGCAAGAACAGGTTTTCCAATTCGCCAACCATCCGCGCGACACGGTGAACTGGTTTCAGGCGATGGCGTTTTGCCGCTGGCTGTCGTGGCGAATGGGAACGACTTATGATTTGCAGAAAATCACAGAATGGGCAGTGCGGCTGCCGACCGAGTTTGAATGGGAAAAAGCCGCGCGTGGGACAGATGGTCGGCTATATCCATACAAAGGCAAATTCGATCCGAAGAAAGGCAACGTTGATAACACCGGCATTGACCAGACCAGCGCGGTTGGCATGTTCCCGAACGGCGTTTCGCCTTATGGAGTGGAGGAAATGAGCGGCAACGTTTGGGAATGGTGTTTGAGCGATTACAACGATCCCAAACTCGATCCGAACGAAGAGGATTTGCGGAAGAAAGACATCAGGCGCGTCCTGCGGGGCGGCTCGTGGATCCTCAATCAGTTGCTCGCGCGGGCCGTGTATCGTAACTTCATTCATGCGGCGAACCGTTTCAACAGTGTCGGGTTTCGTGTGGTGTTGTGTGCGTCCCCCTTCTCGGTCTGAAGTCTGAGGGGACGGTGCGCGCGAGCGCACGCGCGTAGCGCGAGTCCCCAACCGCCGAAGGCGCACCCGGGTACGCAGCCTTCCAGGCTGCTGGATTTCTGAATACGACCCATTGAAAAGAAAAGTACGACCGGCCAAGCACGGCAGCCTGGAAGGCTGCGCACCCAGGGCAGCCTGGAAGGCTGCGCGCCCAAGGCTACAATCCAATCACGCCTGCACGAATCAGCAGCAGTGACAACACGCCGACGATCAGCCACAGCACGACGCCCTGCACCAACGGACGCGCGCCAACTTTTTTCAGTGTGGCCTTGGAAATTCCGCAGCCGATCAGAAACAGTGTGACGGTCAATCCAATGCGCGCCAGCTTGACGATCCACGGATAGACCGTGCTGCCTGCGGGCAGGTATGTATTGACGACCGCCGCCAGGCAGAAAAACAAAATGAACCACGGCCATTGAATTCGGGCTTCGCGGCGTTTGACGAAAGCCGTGCCAATCGTCATTGGGACGATCCACAATGCGCGCGCCAGCTTGACCGTTGTTCCCACAGCCAGCGCGCCCGCGCCGTATTTGGAAGCGGCTCCGACCACGGAACTGGTGTCGTGAATGGCCAGCGCCGCCCACAATCCGAACTGGGTTTGATTCAACCCCATTGCCAATCCGATCGCCGGAAAAATCAACAATGCCACCGAATTCAAAATAAACACAGTGCCGAGCGAAACAGACATCTCTTCGTCATTGGCTCCGGCGACGGGGCCGACAGCGGCAATCGCGCTGCCACCGCAAATGGCTGTGCCGACGGAAATCAACAGCGCGTTAGTCTCCGCGACTTTCAACAATCGTCCGAGCGCCAATCCCAGCGCCATCGTTGCGGTGATTCCAAGCGCGGTGTAAATGAAGCCCGACCGTCCGGCGCGGATGACTTGTTGCAGATTCATCCCAAAACCCAGTCCGACGACGCACACTTGCAGCAGGGTTTTGGAAAAGGATTTGGTTTGTTTGGCGTATGGGTGATGGAAAAACAGGCCGAACGCCAACCCGATTGCCAGCGCAATCGGCGGAGACGACCAGGGAGTGATGGTAAAAATAAGTGCGAGAAAGAAAACAAGCTTGGCAAACATGCGCGTGGCAGTATACGCACGGCTGCCAAAGCTGTCTAACTGTTCAGATCACAGAATTTTCGACAGGATTTACAAGATTCAACAAGATGAAAACCGGATTGAAACACACGTAGCGCTAATCCTGTTCATCTTGTAAATCCTGTCTGTTTCCGACTGTCTAGGCTTTCAAGTAATCGGACAGCTTCGCCAAATCCACATTGCCGCCGGACAAAATCACACCGACGCGTTTGCCCGCAAAATCGAACTTGCGATGGAAGACGGCTGCGGCAGCGGCTGCGCCGGAAGGTTCAACCAGCACTTTCATCCGTTCCAGGATAAAGCGGATCGTCGCGATCAGTTCTTGGTCGCTGACCAGCAGAATGTCTTCGACCAGTTCTTTGACAATGGGGAAGGTCAGTTTGCCCGGCGCGGTGGTTTGCAACCCATCGGCGATTGTCTTGGGAACTTCGATCTCGACGCGTTCACCTTTGCGCATGGATTGCCATGTGTCGTTTCCGGCCTCCGGTTCGACGCCAAAGATTCGCGTTGCGGGCGAAAGGTGTTTGGTCGCAACGGCCAAACCGGCCAGCAATCCGCAACCGCTGCAGGGGCTGAGCAGAAAATCCAGTTCCGGTACGTCTTCAAACAATTCGATGGCCGCTGTGCCTTGCCCGGCCATAATCAAATCGTCGTCAAATGGAGGCACCAACACCAGGCCGCGTTCCTGACTGATGCGTTCGCCCGTGCCTTCGCGGCTTTCGGTGTAGCGGTCATAAAAGACCACCTCCGCGCCGTAACCGCGCGTGCCGTTGACTTTGATCTGCGGCGCGTCGTGCGGCATGACGATCACCGCCGGAATGCCAAACAACTTCGCTGCCAGCGCAGTCGCTTGCGCATGGTTGCCGGAGGAATAGGCCAACACGCCGCGTTTGCGTTCGGCTTCGCTGAGCGAAGCGATCTTGTTATACGCGCCGCGAAATTTGAATGCGCCTGCGCGCTGGAAGTTTTCGGCTTTGAAAAAGACTTCGCAGCCGACAAGTTCGTTGAATTGACGCGAAGTCAGCACCGGCGTGCGGTGGGCGACTCCGGCAATTCGTTGGCGAGCGGCAAGAATGTCGTTGTAGGTAATCATATTTTAGGAGGTGGGAGGTAGGGGATGGGAGATAGGCAGGAGGTTACGTAAGTACGAACTTTTCCCAACTCCTGACTCCCGTCCCCCAACTCCTATACGGGTTTGATCTTGAAACTAATGTCCACCGCCGGAGCCGAATGTGTCAGCGCGCCGATGGAAATCAAATCCACGCCCGCTTCGGCGTAGGCGCGAACATTGGCCAGCGTGATGCCGCCAGAAGCTTCCAGCAGCGTGCGGCGTTCGCCCGGTTCGTGCGCTTCGACCAATTCGACCGCCTGGCGAATCACATCCGGCGTCATGTTATCGAGCAGCAAAATATCCGCTTTCGCTCTCAAGGCTTCTTTGACCTGATCGAGCGTGGCGACTTCGACTTCGATTTTGTGCAAATGACCGGCGGCTTCCCTGGCGCGGAGCACTGCGTTAGTGACGCTGCCCGCCAAGGCGATGTGGTTGTCTTTGATCAACACGCCATCGTCCAGGCCCATACGATGATTGTGGCCTCCGCCAACCGACACGGCGTATTTTTCCAAACTGCGAAGTCCCGGCAAGGTTTTGCGCGTATCAACGATTTTGGCTTTGGTTCCGGCGATGGCCTCGACGTATTTGCGCGTCAAGGTGGCTATGCCGGAAAGATGCTGCAAAAAGTTCAGCGCGACGCGCTCCGCCGCCAACAGCATTTGGGCATCGCCAACAACACGGGCAAAGATTTTGTCGGGTTGCAGCAATTCGCCGTCAACGGCAGTGGTTTCCACTTCCAGATATGGGTCAAGATGCATGAAGACTGCATCGGCAACTTCCAATCCGGCCAGCACCAATTCCTGTTTGGCCATGAAATTTCCGCGCGCCTGTTGGCCGGATTTGACCACGGCGCGCGAAGTGATGTCTCCGCGCCCCAAATCTTCCGCCAGCGAACCGGCGGCGATGTCGTCAATGAGTGGAAAGTCTTGAGGGTTGATCATGGTGTCAAAGTTTGCCCGGCAATGTAGCTCTTTTCGAACTTGATAAAGTCTTTTTCGAGGTTGAATTGCAATTTGGCTCGCGCGTTGGCGTCAAGATACCGCTGGCAAGCTGCAGTAGGAGTGGCGGTTTGCAGTGCAGTTTGGCAAACCGCGACGGGTGAAAATCGGTTGGCGTCTCGCCACAAACTGCCGCCGCCGATAAATGCATGTTCCAGACTGGTTCGCGCCATGCGTTTCAACTGCCTGTAATCCAGACCGTGGTCTTTCACCGCCTTGGCGTATTCCTGCGTCATTTCCGAGCGCGAAATTCCCAGATCGTCTGTGGCCAGCGCCACCGGCACGCCGAATTTCAGATACAGCGGCAACGGATGCTCTTTGCCGCGCACGCCCAAAATTCCGTCATTGCTGGTCAAACAGACTTCCACCAACACGCGCTTCGCGGCCATTTCCTTCAGCAATTCGTAGGGTTTGTCTTCGTACATCACGTCCACGCCGTGGCCGATACGTTGGGCGTGGCCAAGCTGCACCGAATCGCGGATGTGAAAACGCAAGCCTTCCGGTGGAACCAACCCCGGAGCCAGTTCGCCTGCGTGCAAGCTGATGTTGCCGGTTTTGTATTCTTCGACCGTGTGCAGGTAATCCAGCATTTTCATTTGCAGCGGGAAATTGTTCATCGAAGCCCGCGTGTCTTCGGCCTGAACCATGTTCAGCGCAACGACGCGCGGTTCGGCTTTCATGATTTCCATAGCGCCGACCATTTGGGCAAAGGCTTCGCGCGGAGCGAGACTGCGCGCCACCTGGTAAACGTACCGAATCGGCAGTTTGCAAGCCGGGCTGGCTTTTGATGAATCTGCGCAATTCAGCAACTCTCGCAACCGCGATTCAAGCTGATCCAGATTCGCTTTGGTTTCCTGAATGGCGCTGGTCGTTCCGGGCGAAATCGGTTGCACAATTCCGCCGGCCAATAACTCTTCGCGCTTTTTGGCCAGGAACGCGTTCAATTCAACGGCAGAAAGTTGGGTCAGGTTGCTGGTCGGCCAGTCGAGCTTGCGTCCGGCTTCGCGGGATTTGCCGTTGTCGGGCGTCAGCATGATTTCCAGATAACCGACGCGTTCGGAAACGGCACGTTTGGCGACTTCGGCCACCATATCGCCGAATCGTGGGCTGTCGCTGGCCGACCCGAATTTGGCGAAGGCATCGAAGAATTGATCGTGACCGCTCAACCCCGACCGTTCCCAATTCAACATGGACATGGCGTACAACATACGGCGATAAAGCACACCATCCACCAACGCACGGCTGGCCGGCGGTTTGGCCGCATTGCCATCACAGGTCACTAATCCGAACGTCACCGGATCAACGCAAATGTTGGATTGCGTCGCTGCCCATTCGATGAACGATTCGGCATACACCGTGCCGGACAAATGCAGATGCAGGTCGGCCCCTTTGGGCATTTCGCGCAGGAAGGCATACAGCTCCAGGGGATTGTTTTTGATTGAATCGAAATATCGCGCGGTTCTCAGCTCTGCGGATGTTGTGCTGGATAAGGAAACCGCTGGCGCTTGCGCGAAAGTTTGCCGCTGATAGGCAAAGAGCCAGACTAGCGCAACACTGAACAGCGTCAGCTTGTTGAGAAGCGTTGTCGAATTGGATAGGGGGTG
It encodes the following:
- the ftsZ gene encoding cell division protein FtsZ — its product is MSVEDRMQLNYTFDDEPPSYGARIKVIGIGGGGGNAVNHMIDAKIEGVEFLVANTDLQALKRSHAPVKLQIGAKLTKGLGAGANPEIGRDAALEDTEKIIEALEGADMVFVTVGLGGGTGTGAAPIVASLAAELDALTVAIVTKPFQFEGRHRQRQADAGVEELRSVVDTLITIPNGRLLQAVDRNMALGDAFKMADDVLRQAVQGISDLITTPGFINVDFADVRTIMKGMGIALMGIGNGIGENRAMEATQRAISSPLLEEASINGARGVLVNITGGQDLTLREVDEAMNVIHDSADPDANIIFGTVTDEALQNEMKITVIATGFQQAKAEKVQPIRPTVVQGGAVGNGNGTSATAVQPARQIVPPPPSYREEDLDVPTFIRRKAD
- a CDS encoding SUMF1/EgtB/PvdO family nonheme iron enzyme, which encodes MNRNPLLQTIATPREERRPTVFISYARTDKAHAERLIAALNASGHACWIDTSDIPGGEDWVKAIEAGVLNSYALVPVITSRSLNHKWVRREILWAEKKQKQIVHWVWEDVLDDSILLVDCQAVTLFNTEFDVALSKLLKALPSPSSQSRIQTVSGNEQRDAELAYLDRLQLEELVNSETYTPLAGMSHQKVQPIQAKQVFALMAMTKDREQRQETRRFENAVEEILKLRRAVLLGEPGGGKTTTIWKLAAELVETALRDFKAPIPLLVRLGKWTDADQSVEAFIASQLGELGDSLGGLLSQRRAALLLDGLNELPTGQRDGKYPQVQHLIEQHPKLLAIVSCRELDYTVDLGFHRINITPLDAIRIRDFIERYLQDEEQTELLFWKLAGKEAQEQYEEFLEQTDGKLAEPEQTFWLADQLPNHVRWGDRNWRWERWLKFREAASSLMVLARNPYMLLMLTSVFAEQGKLPDNRGDLFQLFVEKLLRRESEREPIPAPEQDELIERLAKLAYEMQIRRAKDRNGNALTVLSKDEASAILTERQLYLAGSASILSVADQVRFAHQLLQEFFAAKFMDIEFRDGRLKASKLWPPDKWWERTNWEEAAILLAGLYSDDCSPVVEWVAEANPEVAAQCVVRSGAGLAEATKERLRAKWISRLTDWKREKPEARAAVGRALGLTGWDNRKGVGVIVRDGVKLPDIDWIKIPEGEFRYGDENEEDNKPQTLWLPEFSISRYPVTYAQFQTFLDDHEAPKYLHWFEGFRVSADERPMQEQVFQFANHPRDTVNWFQAMAFCRWLSWRMGTTYDLQKITEWAVRLPTEFEWEKAARGTDGRLYPYKGKFDPKKGNVDNTGIDQTSAVGMFPNGVSPYGVEEMSGNVWEWCLSDYNDPKLDPNEEDLRKKDIRRVLRGGSWILNQLLARAVYRNFIHAANRFNSVGFRVVLCASPFSV
- a CDS encoding putative sulfate exporter family transporter, which codes for MFAKLVFFLALIFTITPWSSPPIALAIGLAFGLFFHHPYAKQTKSFSKTLLQVCVVGLGFGMNLQQVIRAGRSGFIYTALGITATMALGLALGRLLKVAETNALLISVGTAICGGSAIAAVGPVAGANDEEMSVSLGTVFILNSVALLIFPAIGLAMGLNQTQFGLWAALAIHDTSSVVGAASKYGAGALAVGTTVKLARALWIVPMTIGTAFVKRREARIQWPWFILFFCLAAVVNTYLPAGSTVYPWIVKLARIGLTVTLFLIGCGISKATLKKVGARPLVQGVVLWLIVGVLSLLLIRAGVIGL
- a CDS encoding threo-3-hydroxy-L-aspartate ammonia-lyase, which codes for MITYNDILAARQRIAGVAHRTPVLTSRQFNELVGCEVFFKAENFQRAGAFKFRGAYNKIASLSEAERKRGVLAYSSGNHAQATALAAKLFGIPAVIVMPHDAPQIKVNGTRGYGAEVVFYDRYTESREGTGERISQERGLVLVPPFDDDLIMAGQGTAAIELFEDVPELDFLLSPCSGCGLLAGLAVATKHLSPATRIFGVEPEAGNDTWQSMRKGERVEIEVPKTIADGLQTTAPGKLTFPIVKELVEDILLVSDQELIATIRFILERMKVLVEPSGAAAAAAVFHRKFDFAGKRVGVILSGGNVDLAKLSDYLKA
- the nadC gene encoding carboxylating nicotinate-nucleotide diphosphorylase; the protein is MINPQDFPLIDDIAAGSLAEDLGRGDITSRAVVKSGQQARGNFMAKQELVLAGLEVADAVFMHLDPYLEVETTAVDGELLQPDKIFARVVGDAQMLLAAERVALNFLQHLSGIATLTRKYVEAIAGTKAKIVDTRKTLPGLRSLEKYAVSVGGGHNHRMGLDDGVLIKDNHIALAGSVTNAVLRAREAAGHLHKIEVEVATLDQVKEALRAKADILLLDNMTPDVIRQAVELVEAHEPGERRTLLEASGGITLANVRAYAEAGVDLISIGALTHSAPAVDISFKIKPV
- a CDS encoding adenosine deaminase — translated: MHPLSNSTTLLNKLTLFSVALVWLFAYQRQTFAQAPAVSLSSTTSAELRTARYFDSIKNNPLELYAFLREMPKGADLHLHLSGTVYAESFIEWAATQSNICVDPVTFGLVTCDGNAAKPPASRALVDGVLYRRMLYAMSMLNWERSGLSGHDQFFDAFAKFGSASDSPRFGDMVAEVAKRAVSERVGYLEIMLTPDNGKSREAGRKLDWPTSNLTQLSAVELNAFLAKKREELLAGGIVQPISPGTTSAIQETKANLDQLESRLRELLNCADSSKASPACKLPIRYVYQVARSLAPREAFAQMVGAMEIMKAEPRVVALNMVQAEDTRASMNNFPLQMKMLDYLHTVEEYKTGNISLHAGELAPGLVPPEGLRFHIRDSVQLGHAQRIGHGVDVMYEDKPYELLKEMAAKRVLVEVCLTSNDGILGVRGKEHPLPLYLKFGVPVALATDDLGISRSEMTQEYAKAVKDHGLDYRQLKRMARTSLEHAFIGGGSLWRDANRFSPVAVCQTALQTATPTAACQRYLDANARAKLQFNLEKDFIKFEKSYIAGQTLTP